The Mesomycoplasma ovipneumoniae ATCC 29419 genome segment TTAAAGAAGGTGAGGCTTTTTGGTTAATTCAGGATTGAATTCCAATTTATGCCCTCACAGTCGTTCTGGGTATGGTTGCGTCAATTATCACAATTTATTTTTTCTGAAAGCGCGAAGGTTACAAATTTGATCATTTAGCCGCGCTGATTTTTATCACAATTCCTATTTCTATTGTTGGAGCTCGTTTTGGATATATTCTTGAGCGTTTAGTGGTAGGGGATTTAACATCATTACAACAGTGATGAAATATTCGCCAAGGTGGACTTTCAATTCAATGAGGTGTTATTTTTCCAACTGTTGCAAATTTAATTTATGCTTATCGAAAACGGGCTAGTTTTGACTGACGAAAAGGCTTTTCTTTTATCTTGCCAGCGGTTTTAATTGGCCAATTTTTAGGAAGATGAGGAAACTTTACAAATCACGAAGTCTATGGATTTCTTGATCCTGAAGGTAAAACCGTAAATTGATTAGGTGATTTTATTCGAAAAAATATGTTTATTGCCGATAAACATGCGCCAAATGGTCAACTCCGTGTTCCATTATTTTTCTATGAATCACTAACTTCGCTATTTGGTTACTTGGTAATTGTATGAGTTTTAAATCTTTTTTCATGACTCAAACCAGGTTCAACAGGGGCGCTATACATTTTATATTACGGAATTGTTCGGGCTTCTATGGAATTTTTACGGCAAGAATCATATGTTTATTATTTTGTAATTGCAA includes the following:
- a CDS encoding prolipoprotein diacylglyceryl transferase, whose product is MNDLTKIPADLINERPFKEGEAFWLIQDWIPIYALTVVLGMVASIITIYFFWKREGYKFDHLAALIFITIPISIVGARFGYILERLVVGDLTSLQQWWNIRQGGLSIQWGVIFPTVANLIYAYRKRASFDWRKGFSFILPAVLIGQFLGRWGNFTNHEVYGFLDPEGKTVNWLGDFIRKNMFIADKHAPNGQLRVPLFFYESLTSLFGYLVIVWVLNLFSWLKPGSTGALYILYYGIVRASMEFLRQESYVYYFVIAILMIILGILLFIRFQFFTNYYVKIENKKLKLAFSERYTKENRRYIGLPWIRWNRNVSDLAKSEPKTIEA